From a single Lolium rigidum isolate FL_2022 chromosome 7, APGP_CSIRO_Lrig_0.1, whole genome shotgun sequence genomic region:
- the LOC124673841 gene encoding probable pyridoxal 5'-phosphate synthase subunit PDX1.1 — MASDGSGVVTVYGTGNTTNNGATGTLLEPKSSPFSVKVGLAQMLRGGVIMDVVNAEQARIAEEAGACAVMALERVPADIRAEGGVARMSDPGMIRDIKRAVTIPVMAKARIGHFVEAQILETIGVDYVDESEVLTLADDAHHINKHNFRVPFVCGCRNLGEALRRIREGAAMIRTKGEAGTGNVIEAVRHVRSVMGDIRALRSMDDDEVFTYAKSIAAPYDLVMQTKQLGRLPVVQFAAGGVATPADAALMMQLGCDGVFVGSGIFKSGDPAKRARAIVQAVTHYSDPNVLAEVSCDLGEAMVGINLSDPKVERFAARSE; from the coding sequence ATGGCGTCCGACGGCAGCGGCGTGGTCACGGTGTACGGCACCGGCAACACCACCAACAACGGCGCCACCGGCACGCTGCTGGAGCCCAAGTCGTCCCCGTTCTCCGTCAAGGTGGGCCTGGCCCAGATGCTCCGCGGCGGCGTCATCATGGACGTCGTCAACGCCGAGCAGGCGCGCATCGCCGAGGAGGCCGGCGCCTGCGCCGTCATGGCCCTCGAGCGCGTCCCCGCCGACATCCGCGCCGAGGGCGGCGTCGCCCGCATGTCCGACCCGGGCATGATCCGCGACATCAAGCGCGCCGTCACCATCCCCGTCATGGCCAAGGCCCGCATCGGCCACTTCGTCGAGGCCCAGATCCTCGAGACCATCGGCGTCGACTACGTCGACGAGAGCGAGGTCCTCAcgctcgccgacgacgcccaccacATCAACAAGCACAACTTCCGCGTCCCCTTCGTCTGCGGCTGCCGCAACCTCGGCGAGGCCCTCCGCCGCATCCGCGAGGGCGCCGCCATGATCCGCACCAAGGGCGAGGCCGGCACAGGGAACGTCATCGAGGCCGTGCGCCACGTCCGCTCCGTCATGGGCGACATCCGCGCGCTGCGCAGCATGGACGACGACGAGGTCTTCACCTACGCCAAGAGCATCGCCGCGCCCTACGACCTCGTCATGCAGACCAAGCAGCTCGGACGCCTCCCCGTCGTCCAGTTCGCCGCAGGAGGGGTCGCCACGCCCGCGGACGCCGCCCTCATGATGCAGCTCGGCTGCGACGGCGTCTTCGTCGGCTCAGGCATCTTCAAGAGCGGCGACCCCGCTAAACGCGCTCGCGCCATCGTGCAGGCCGTCACCCACTACAGCGACCCCAATGTGCTCGCGGAGGTCAGCTGCGACCTCGGCGAGGCCATGGTCGGCATCAACCTCTCCGATCCCAAGGTGGAGCGCTTCGCCGCGCGCTCCGAGTGA